From the genome of Legionella beliardensis:
ACTTAGAATTTCTATAAGCAATGTTTCATCAGCCAGGGTAAAACCTTCTTCTTCACGAACATTTGCTTCTGTAATCATGGTTCTTAAAGCTAAACAAAGTTCTGCTAAATAAGAGCGAGACTCGTTATGGCAATTTAATTCTTCATTTGATGCTTGCAGGGATTGCTCTACTTTTAATTTTTGCAACTGCTGAGCAATCATTTCAGAATGCTCACTAATTTCAGGTAAAGCTTTATAGGCATCGCAAAAAGGATTTAGTGGTATGGCTTGTTCTTTCTGATTAGAAAGCAATAATTGCTTTACTTTTAGATTGTGTTTTTGACAATGCATTAACATGCGGTCAAAGGAATTTCCCATTTCAAATAGCACTACACGAGCATTTTTTATAGCCAATAGCGATTGAATCATCCAGCCAATTAATACAGATTTACCTCCACCAGAATTGGCAAAGATTGCGCAATGCGAATTTTGACTAATGAAGTCATGATGTAGTAAATCAAAGAAAACAGGTTCACCTAAGCGATTGAAAAAAGGAAAGCAGGGTAGATGCCTTGCCCCTTGATTACGGCCATAAACAGGTAAGAGCGCGGCTAACTCAGTGGCATACATTAAGCGATCAAAACAAAGGTATTTCCGTGCATAATGAGGATCAAAATTAAAAGGAAGCGCATTAAGCCAGGAGTTGAGTGGGTGAATATCATAGGCTGAATGAATAAGGGGTATTTTTGCTTCATTAAATAGGTTGTGCAGTTGCTTCTCTATATTTTGAGCATCAAGATCATCTTTCGCCTGGTAGAAAACAGCTTGATTGACCCAAAATAGGCGATTGCCAGTACTTAACTCATTACGAGCTGCTTTAATATCATTTCTTACTTCTTGTGGCTTTAAGCTTGTACCAACAACACCTTTTTCAAGTCGCGATAAATGCGCATCCAAATTGGCATCATGACTAAATACGACTTGAATAGTGTAGATGCTACCTTCTGGTAAAATATCTAGAAGGGCATAGCAATGTTTAGGATTAGCTTGCTGTCTCTCCCGAGAAACTAAACCAATAGTAGGCGCTTCTTTCAACCCATCGACATATAATATTCGTTGTTTAACGCCTTCAAAAATAAACCCTTTGTCATCACTTTGGGGCGGCGAGAAAAAAACATTTTGAGCTAGATTAAATCCGGCTGGGATAGGAATTGGATAGGGATATTGCGTTAAAATTTTTTCAGCAGATTTAGGATTAAACCAGCGTACCCACCATTGATAATAATCTTGCCCTTTAAGACGTTTTATTTCTAATCCCGGTGAGCGAAGTTTTGCTTCAATTTGGTTGATAACTTCTTGGTGCTCTTGAAAAGTCTGCTCTCTACTGAGAGTGGTTTGATGTAGCTGACGGTAAAATAATACTCTAATTCTTCGCCTACGACCGCGATAGGGGGAACCTGTTTTAGGATCAATGAACAATCCTTCCGGCCTAGTCATTTTAGTGTAGAGATCTTGCAAACGTTGCAAGTAATCTTGAGTTAATGAGCTCTTTTTAAGCGGCTCAGAAATTTGAGCTTTGATATGTTCTATAACTGGAGCAAGACAATACTCGTCTTGTACAAATATCTGCATGACCCAAGGATCAACAGCGTATAATGGAACTACCGAAGCAAAGGTGTCGCGAATTTTATTAAACACCGCTTGCAAATAGTCAGGCGAAGCAGCTTCTGCTGGAATATCGCCTAATTCAAATCCTGAACCTAAACTTTTGCCATCAGCAAATAAAAATACTTGTTCTTGTTCATTAAAATCAACAATGGCAAGCCTATCTGCAAAAGAAGGTAGCGGATTGGTATAACTCTTTTTAATCTCTTGTTCTTTAATGGCTTGGGGGTTTGTTTCGCCAAGCAACCAATTGGCTAAGCGTTTCATTATGCCTCCTTAGTATAGTTCTGATGCCAAGGCATATTGGTTTTGCTTGTAAAGAAAAAAACGAGTTGTATAGGATGGTTTTATAATTTGCTCGTCGCCTAACTGCGCAACGTGAGCAAACACATGAATTGGTATTTCTGGATTAGGTAATTGCTTAAATTCTTCACCTAGATCATTAAAATTTACGCGCTGATAAACAGGTTTTTGTATGGGCTGTTGCAAGCTTTGCTGATACAGTTGGCTAACAGTTAAACCTTGTTCAGGAATCGCGCCTTTAGATATCTTGGCAGTGGAACAAGCACTCAAAGATAAACTAGCGCAAAGCATTGTCAAAATTCTTTTGTTGATGGTAACCATAATCTAATACTCTCCCATGGTTTTCTTTATCAATAGCGATGGTTTGACTGAAATGAAGACTAAGTTGATTGGGTATAAAGCCCAAATGCGTACGGATGCTGGCAGGGACAAAGACCATATCAAAGCTACCTTGGGTTCTTTTCTCAAGCCAGTCGGTAATTTTTTGAGTACCTTCGCTGGTGGCGCCACCTGCTGCAAAATGGGCTAATTCACCTGTAGGAGTTGTAATAGCAGAGCCGCCTTCGGCTTGGTAACTCATTTGCCATTTAGATAGAGCAGTTCCTGCGCCCTGAATGCCACCGGCTGCCATAAAAGCTGCTAGTACGCTAGGGGCGTTAGTAACATATTGCCCTTTAATACAAGGATTACCGAACTGAGTGGTTAAATAACCGATACTGTCATTATTAACTAGCTCAGCGGAGTTTTTCATTTGCTCTTGGCCGACACTAACAAAATGTCCATCTTCAAAAACAAATAAAGCGGAGGTGACATAAGCACGAACACAGCTAATGTTATCGAGAAAAGAGCCTACACCAATTGCGTAGCCACTGATTTTCATGCCAGTAATTTCTTCTGGCAATTGCATGCCATTGGCTGTCATTAGGTTTCCTCGGCTCACAATTGCCGTAAAAGGAAACAAAGGCTGCATGAGTTTACCTTCAACGGGTACTTCACCGATTAAGGCAGACAACAGATTGACTTTGCTAAAATCGCTGCCAGCTGGAATGGTATAAAAAGGTGTTTTACTAGGGGCTTTTTCTTTAGGGGAAGAATTAAATTCAGTAAGCAATTTGCTTTCTGGTGGAGCTTTATCTAGTAAACTATCTAAATCTTTTATTTGGCCGGATACAGAAGTTTTACTTTCCTGCATTGGGTAAGATTTTGTTTGATGCTCAGTTAGAGAAGTAAGCTGATCTTTTAACACCTGTAGCTCATCTTTGAAAGAGTGGCTAATTTCCGCTGAGGGCTGTTTTAATTGTTTTTGCAGTGATTTATTTTCCTTTTGCATTTGTTCTAACTTCTTTTCTGTTTCTAATAAACGTGCTGAAACATCACGGATGTTGTCATTGAATTGACTGGTGATAGCTTCATTAAAATTATTGAGGTTGGGCGTGTTATCATTAATAGGTGTATTTTGCCGGCTATTAATAAGAATCAGAATCACAGCAAAGACGACTGAACCTGCTAAAATTTTAATGCCATTATTTTTGTTCATCGGCTATACCTCGCACGTTGAGTAAGCGCTTCTGCAAAAGGTCGCTCAGACACTAAAAAAACCGTTGTACTTTCATGTTGATTACGTGGCGGTAATGTACTTTTGGGATAAACGCTGGCAGTTTGCCAATGGCCCATCAGCTTGTTGAATTTCAGTTTTACTGATTTATTGAGTAAGTTTTTTAAATCAATTGCGGTGACATACAGATTACCTCCACTCCATGAAGCGAGAGGATGAGCTTCAATACTAGCCCCATAAAATAAGGGAATAGTTTTAGTGGTTTGCATAGGAGTACGGTAAATTCCCTCAGGAATTTCTCTTACGCGCTCAGGTGAGTACAAGGCTTGAATGGCAAAACGAGTTAGCTGTATGGCGTTATATTCATAGTGGTTAGAATCTACAAGGTGAGTATTTTTAGGTGCGTCAATTAGAATTTCAATAGGTGTACTGTTAATTGCTTTTTCATCTGCCTTAAGGTTAAGAATGATTACTTCACCTTCAGGCAATAACTGAACAATTAGACGAGAGTCTTTGAATGCTTCTCTAGCGGTTAAATACAAACTACTTCTAACTTTTAGAATATCTAGGTTAGCGCTAAGTTGCTGGTCAATTACTTTAACATCTTGAGGAAATTGAACGAGCCTTTCTTTACTAATAGGCAATTCAATTGTTAAGGGAACTTTTTCCCAAACTAGATGTTCGCTTTGTAGAGCATAGCTTAGATTTGTGAGTACAAAACCCAAAGCAAGTTGCAGTAATTTAATGAGTTTCATGATGTCCCTCCGTTTCAACTAGTAAATCTTGTAAGCGCGCTTCAGGACGGGTATAGCCATCAAGAGCTAATTGGAAAGGATTGTGTAAGCGTGAGAGATTGAGTTTGACAACACGAAGATGGTAGGCCACTATTTTATCTGCAATGACCATGGCGTTATTGTCTTTAAGTCTTTGAGTGATACGTAATATTAGTTTGACCTCCCAAGCGTCAGGTCCAATTTTTTTAATATCTTGCGGCTCCATAAAACGATAAAGGCTTGCAACTTGAGTACGGTCAAAGAGTTGCGCATTTTTATAAGCTTTAAGCGCGTCATTTAGTAACTGCTCGTGACGCGGAGTAAAATAATAATGAAAAGATTTAATGTTCTGATTAAATTCTTCGTTGCCTCTATTAGACCAGCTGTAAAGCGTTGGCATTAAGGAAGCAGCAAAACCTTGCACGTATTCACTGGAAATTTCACCTGCTTTCATCAACCCACCGTTAGTTGCCATAGTTGGACTAAGCCAAAACTCATAGCGTCTGGGTATAGTCATCAAGCTTATAATTAAGGTCAAAAGTAGAATGAATAAAACACCAATAAAGGCCAACAATAATCGGTTATGGTGTTGGAGACTGTCGATTTTTTTCCAATAGTTAAACATGTGGCACTCCAACAGATTTATTTTTTTGCCATTGACCCTGATAGTGAATCCATGGTGAGTGCTTGAGCCTTAATCGCACCAGCCAGTGAATAGTCTGCTTCATTAAATAGCCATAAGGCTTACCTGCCTTAATGCGCGCGATTCCTTTAGGCCATACGGTAATAGAAAGAATGAATCCGATTACAAAACCAATGCAGCCGAAAGCTAGCGGAAATCTAACCGTTATTCCTAGTAGAATAAAAATAAGTGTGGTTATTGGAGTTGTAGTGATCACTATCCAGAATAATTCACGCAGACTTAAGCCTTTCCAAGCTGGAAAGTCGTGTGAGAGATGGCGCGAAGAAGGCTGAGTCATTGATCAATCTCCTATATTTTAAACTTTGTAATCATGGTGTAACCCACATACCCAGAAGCAATGCTGATGGCTAAGTATGTGATACCCATAACAGCAAAGGTGCCGAAGGCTACCATTGATCCGTCGTTCTTTTTAGATTCTTCAATACCGTGTTGTACAGTAGTAATAAATTTAATGAAGGTCACGACAGCGGTGATAAAGAGTAGTAAGCCTAAACCTTGTTTGACATAATTTCCGGTCACGGACATCATGTTTTTTGAGCCATCGCCAATGTTGTCCGCATCAGAAATTTTAGGAAACCAGGTATCTGCCAATAGCACTGGCGTATAAAGTAGATGAACTGCTCCAAGGTAGGTAGCACGTAGCATTGTTTTCATGTTGTCTCCTTAACAAATAAAACTAAGATAAAAATCATTAATCCAATCACGAGCCTGATTAACCGCGAACCTAGATGAATCAAATAACTTTGTTTTTGTTTTTCTTCAGCGCCCATCATGTGATTCACCGACCACATGACTGCCAGGATCACTAACGCTATGGCAATAAAGCGGATACTGCTGGAAAAATCTTGTGGCGAAATATTGTTGCTTGCTTGTTTAAAGGTGGTAGCAAAAAGTCTTGCAATTTCGTCCTTACTCATCAGGGTTTCCTTACAAAATCCATTTCTAATGGTTTAATTTTGCGAGGCGCAATAATGGGTTGATTAATGTAATCAATAAGACCATTGCGAATATTTAGTAGATCTTCTTTAAGCCCAGCATGATGCTGACCTTGAGCATCCTCGAATGACTCGATTTGTAATTGAATACGATCATTAGGTGTTATCTGCGTTTGTGCTTCGTCAAGAAGCGGCATAATGGCATTAATTTGATTAATAATACGTACTAAAGTTTCATTTAAATCAGGATTATTGGCTGAACACTGCAGGCTTATTATCATTAAGGCTAAACTAATTATTCGTTTCATGTTTCTCTCTATAAATACTTCTTAAAGCGACAAACTGTCATTGCCACCATTAAGCCCATTAACAAGCTAATAGGAGTAAAGACATACCCAGGAGTAATGCTGATTGGCAAAGCAAGCCAAAGCATGAGCAAAATAAGTAGTATCTTTTTTAAGTAATAATTAAGTTTGTGAAAGACATAAGAAGACTCACGACCCAGACAAGCTGTGCGAATTGCTCTTTGGTTTAAGCCATCAACCAGGCCTGCAACCATGGCCAGCGTAAATAGAGGTATAGCCGCAAACAAAATAATGATTTTGACTAAAAGGCATTGACTAATTAATACAATAAGTTGGAAGAATTGCTGCGATTTTTGAAGCAAG
Proteins encoded in this window:
- a CDS encoding RAQPRD family integrative conjugative element protein; the encoded protein is MKRIISLALMIISLQCSANNPDLNETLVRIINQINAIMPLLDEAQTQITPNDRIQLQIESFEDAQGQHHAGLKEDLLNIRNGLIDYINQPIIAPRKIKPLEMDFVRKP
- a CDS encoding TIGR03751 family conjugal transfer lipoprotein, whose product is MVTINKRILTMLCASLSLSACSTAKISKGAIPEQGLTVSQLYQQSLQQPIQKPVYQRVNFNDLGEEFKQLPNPEIPIHVFAHVAQLGDEQIIKPSYTTRFFLYKQNQYALASELY
- a CDS encoding conjugative transfer ATPase; the protein is MKRLANWLLGETNPQAIKEQEIKKSYTNPLPSFADRLAIVDFNEQEQVFLFADGKSLGSGFELGDIPAEAASPDYLQAVFNKIRDTFASVVPLYAVDPWVMQIFVQDEYCLAPVIEHIKAQISEPLKKSSLTQDYLQRLQDLYTKMTRPEGLFIDPKTGSPYRGRRRRIRVLFYRQLHQTTLSREQTFQEHQEVINQIEAKLRSPGLEIKRLKGQDYYQWWVRWFNPKSAEKILTQYPYPIPIPAGFNLAQNVFFSPPQSDDKGFIFEGVKQRILYVDGLKEAPTIGLVSRERQQANPKHCYALLDILPEGSIYTIQVVFSHDANLDAHLSRLEKGVVGTSLKPQEVRNDIKAARNELSTGNRLFWVNQAVFYQAKDDLDAQNIEKQLHNLFNEAKIPLIHSAYDIHPLNSWLNALPFNFDPHYARKYLCFDRLMYATELAALLPVYGRNQGARHLPCFPFFNRLGEPVFFDLLHHDFISQNSHCAIFANSGGGKSVLIGWMIQSLLAIKNARVVLFEMGNSFDRMLMHCQKHNLKVKQLLLSNQKEQAIPLNPFCDAYKALPEISEHSEMIAQQLQKLKVEQSLQASNEELNCHNESRSYLAELCLALRTMITEANVREEEGFTLADETLLIEILSDAIYESVQKQVPQMLTEHVLSAFEKRIAVETIARKKERLQDMADRLKSYVINTAKSRFFNVPTEPLDDFDIFHIDISAIKDDRGKLALVMVSLLPRILALAERTQNETRPMFLIIDEAHLQFEIDVIVSYATLIAKVARKLGLWLIPLTQNIADMSSDKATKILSLIETWIVLGLDENELANIKKFKTLTPQQEALIRDIDSQKGFYSEAVLLGSRYQGLFRVIPPRYLLALLMNEKNEKAARNELEKEHDVLAAAELMAQKLEQPKTSTHNGAYFYD
- a CDS encoding TIGR03749 family integrating conjugative element protein, encoding MKLIKLLQLALGFVLTNLSYALQSEHLVWEKVPLTIELPISKERLVQFPQDVKVIDQQLSANLDILKVRSSLYLTAREAFKDSRLIVQLLPEGEVIILNLKADEKAINSTPIEILIDAPKNTHLVDSNHYEYNAIQLTRFAIQALYSPERVREIPEGIYRTPMQTTKTIPLFYGASIEAHPLASWSGGNLYVTAIDLKNLLNKSVKLKFNKLMGHWQTASVYPKSTLPPRNQHESTTVFLVSERPFAEALTQRARYSR
- a CDS encoding TIGR03750 family conjugal transfer protein: MTQPSSRHLSHDFPAWKGLSLRELFWIVITTTPITTLIFILLGITVRFPLAFGCIGFVIGFILSITVWPKGIARIKAGKPYGYLMKQTIHWLVRLRLKHSPWIHYQGQWQKNKSVGVPHV
- a CDS encoding TIGR03752 family integrating conjugative element protein — translated: MNKNNGIKILAGSVVFAVILILINSRQNTPINDNTPNLNNFNEAITSQFNDNIRDVSARLLETEKKLEQMQKENKSLQKQLKQPSAEISHSFKDELQVLKDQLTSLTEHQTKSYPMQESKTSVSGQIKDLDSLLDKAPPESKLLTEFNSSPKEKAPSKTPFYTIPAGSDFSKVNLLSALIGEVPVEGKLMQPLFPFTAIVSRGNLMTANGMQLPEEITGMKISGYAIGVGSFLDNISCVRAYVTSALFVFEDGHFVSVGQEQMKNSAELVNNDSIGYLTTQFGNPCIKGQYVTNAPSVLAAFMAAGGIQGAGTALSKWQMSYQAEGGSAITTPTGELAHFAAGGATSEGTQKITDWLEKRTQGSFDMVFVPASIRTHLGFIPNQLSLHFSQTIAIDKENHGRVLDYGYHQQKNFDNALR
- a CDS encoding DUF2895 family protein, with protein sequence MFNYWKKIDSLQHHNRLLLAFIGVLFILLLTLIISLMTIPRRYEFWLSPTMATNGGLMKAGEISSEYVQGFAASLMPTLYSWSNRGNEEFNQNIKSFHYYFTPRHEQLLNDALKAYKNAQLFDRTQVASLYRFMEPQDIKKIGPDAWEVKLILRITQRLKDNNAMVIADKIVAYHLRVVKLNLSRLHNPFQLALDGYTRPEARLQDLLVETEGHHETH
- a CDS encoding TIGR03747 family integrating conjugative element membrane protein, with product MAVNQHSRQLTLQLTLMLFLGWLTLMLWAIYLWLLHGYPYAFAKIDNLIAMQRDAITPVYQGSLLAAFPFKDKPNWVLTIPYLSKLTLNDFAADLLQKSQQFFQLIVLISQCLLVKIIILFAAIPLFTLAMVAGLVDGLNQRAIRTACLGRESSYVFHKLNYYLKKILLILLMLWLALPISITPGYVFTPISLLMGLMVAMTVCRFKKYL